The Vigna radiata var. radiata cultivar VC1973A chromosome 6, Vradiata_ver6, whole genome shotgun sequence DNA segment ttagAGTATTTATTTTGGTCAATGTTTGCTTTTTTAAGTCCTTTGAATAATTTGGACTAGGCAGAGATCCAATATAGGATGGGCCTAAAACCAATCTATAACACATTTGACATTTTAGTCCCTAATCCTTTGAATAACCATTTTTATCCTATCTGCCTGAAGAATCATAGGAATTACTGATAAAATTTAACACCATCACTAGATTATATCTAGATCATTCTGCTACTTTCATGACAATTATGTTTTGTTGCATTCTGAGAGTGTTCTAACCTTTTAGTCTACCGGTATTGTCATGGTTATAAGATCCTATATAATACCCAGTTTTACGTCAGCTGACTCTATCACAAATGACTCAATGTTAATAGAAATGTTGAATTTCCATTATGGTATATTTGGTTGGCGTTTTGGAGCTTTGTTAATACAGATTCCAGCAGGGATGAAATCCCTAAGCATAGCAATTCCTTAGATAATGTCACTAAATCAACAAGATCAGTAAAGGAGGGTGAGTGGCAAGTACCAAGTTGAATGGAGGTCAACTTGAATGGTATGAATTGTATAGTATGCCCAAATCTGGGTACTAAAATTCAGAAATTGAGCTGTCATATAGAAAGTAATCATGCTGAAATTGAAGATGAATATAGTAGCAACTTCTCGTGCCATTGAATTTGGATCTATTTTGACGTTTTTATGTACTGTTCATTGTGTTCGAGCCAACTGGGAAATATACTATAAAGTTCTTAGTCAGATGTAACGACCCAGGAAGAGGAAAAAAGCCCAAGACCAAAATCCATGGTGATAGATTTAAATACAATATGCAACGATACAAAACTTTCCTAAAAATTTCAGCATGTCAACAGTGACATATTACACTAAGGATAACTTAGTTATTGCagattatatttataatcatgCATAAAGCACATTAGAAGCGCAGCCACTTAGCATAACAGCAGTGTTGCACACCATCTTAGTCCAGACTGCTTCATCAGAGGTACCAATTAAAGAATTAAGTTCATATAACGGAAGACTGTATAAACTGTGTAAAATCACTTCTTTCTCCTATCCTATGTTGGTATTTACAGGACCAATCATGAgtaatattttacaataattgGTGAACTCTTGCATATAACAAGATCAGCAGAAGAATCTACAGACATGATCTAGAAACACGTTAAAAAAGATATCGTAACTTTGTTTCTCTTACCATTTCACATCCAGTGTAAGAGGTTCTGGAGGAAGAAAAACGGGTCTCAACTTTGTATATGACATATTCGACATCAAATTTGCCCATGAAACCGAAACAGATTCAATAAAAGGTTTAACCTTCTTGATTGAAAGAGGCTTGAGCCTGTTTTCCTCAACTCTGGCCACTATCTCAAACAAAAACCTTTCAAAACTAGGCTTTGTTCTCCAATCAGGAATCGTACGATTAAGAGTGACATTGTTCCTTATGTCTCTTTCTAATTCTATGGGGAACTTTACAACAGCTGATGCTTTAATATTTGCTTTGAGAAGGCCAAAAAGCTGACCTTGAAGTATCTTACGACCAAGAAGACTCCTCAAAACTTTCTCCAACATACTTAACTTCAAACTTAAGGAATCAATTGGACATGCTCGCTTTTTAAACATACGACCATGGTAACATTTTTCTGGAAGCAGCTCAATAACATCCTCTGAAATCAATGTAGTTGCTAAGTGTGCATAAGGATTTCGAGCTCTATAAGCAACCAAAGATGCAGACCCTGATATGCGAATAGGAATCGGGGCCATGCAAGTTGAATGAAGAAAGGGCCAAATGTCACCCTTTCCTCCACTACACATGGCACTTCCATTCATTGGCAGATCGATATCAGAAGAGTAAAAAAGAGAGATTTCTTGAGCTCCTTTAACTTCTACTGTAATACCCTCACCAACAAGGATTTGTTTCAAACCAGTATACGAAACATTCATCTGCCAGACAGAAACATAACTCAGGTTTTATTGAAATATCAAGACCACTCGATATCCATAGGAATTAACTAGAACAGATCATAGATtgctcaaaaaaaaaaaacaataatagcAGGACAATCATCAAAATCGCCAACAAAACTAagcagaacatgaaaaaaaaaaatgtaaaatatcttCAACTTCTGAGACATGACTGGCTACAACAGACGAAAGATTTTATTTTAGGCTGTTAGCAATAAAAAAATCCGAAGTTACACAAGACTCAATCTTTATTCTGTAGTGGATGCACGAGTGGTGATTGAAGTGAATCTTGACCATATGTCCATACTTAGATAGTTCAAGATTgttataactaattttaatattaatagtcTATTTTAACTATACGGCTGATATTTACTCTTctcaatacttttcttttgtattatgaCTGCCGTTGGCACACTCACATGTATACGAGTTAACAGTGTATATGCATTGACCAGTAAGGAGTTTCTATAATATCATTCAATCACGAGTTTATTGACATTTTTTAGATCAGGGACTGAACCCAAAGGTATATCCTACAAAATAAAAGTCAATAGACTAGTGCAAGTGAGAAAGTAGAGTATCAATTAATACACAACTATGCTACCTACATATTGCTATGCGTAGCTAAGAATCAAACCACTGCTATATGCTTAAAGGACCAAGCTACCAGCTTCCTGGGTCACACCATGTGAGTTGGTATGTTTATTGACTTAAACAACATCTACTTAAAAGTCATACCTCTGGTAATTTCTAATGGATTGAATCTAtagcataaaaattaaaacttctCGCTACATGTTCATGCGtaagtttttttgtttgttcatGGATAAGAGTTTCAGCAATCAAAGTAAAACAACTACAAGTTGcaatgaaaaaatgaaagaaaaaaactttaggGCGTAGCATACTGAGATCTGAactgattaagaaaaaaaaattacttacgGGAAGGGATAGCGAAAGGTGATGAAGGGCATCAACACGTAATGAAAAGGGACCTTCTAATTTGAGTGTGGGAAGGAGTGGGAAGGAACTGAGACGATGAACAAGAGAGGGTAAATCGGGAAAGGGTGTTCTGAACTTGTTCCAGGTGGCAACTTGGTCGGCGAACTTGAGGGTGAAGTTACCAGTGCCCAATCCGATTCGGAACTCGTAGCTCCGGGAAGTTCCGAATCTGACCTTTGCAACATTCAAATTGGCCACTCTCACGTCGTTCGAATCCCACTTCTGTTTC contains these protein-coding regions:
- the LOC106763976 gene encoding uncharacterized protein LOC106763976, with protein sequence MITARFPLSFFIVFLLQFTAFASSSNLTFILQDVLRVVSAKQKWDSNDVRVANLNVAKVRFGTSRSYEFRIGLGTGNFTLKFADQVATWNKFRTPFPDLPSLVHRLSSFPLLPTLKLEGPFSLRVDALHHLSLSLPMNVSYTGLKQILVGEGITVEVKGAQEISLFYSSDIDLPMNGSAMCSGGKGDIWPFLHSTCMAPIPIRISGSASLVAYRARNPYAHLATTLISEDVIELLPEKCYHGRMFKKRACPIDSLSLKLSMLEKVLRSLLGRKILQGQLFGLLKANIKASAVVKFPIELERDIRNNVTLNRTIPDWRTKPSFERFLFEIVARVEENRLKPLSIKKVKPFIESVSVSWANLMSNMSYTKLRPVFLPPEPLTLDVKW